One Nocardia huaxiensis genomic window, TTCTCGATATCCTCGCCATCGGCGAAAGCCGGCAGAAGGTGATCTACGCCGTTCTCGGCGTGGCACTGTCGGTGCCGATCGTGTTCCGGCGCACCTATCCGCGCGCGGCGGCGCTGGCCCTGGTGCTGATCTCCTTCGCCACCACCGTGATCCACTGGGCCGGCGGCGACCACGACGCCGTCCACCCGGCCCTGCTCGGCCTCGGCATCATGCTCTACACGCTGGTCGCGTATGTGGGCCGCCGCGAAGGACTCTGGTATCTGGGCGCGCTCATCGCCGACAGCGTCCTGTCCTGGATCATGATCGGCAAACCCGAAGGCGTCGACGCCCCCTTCACCGCCGTCTACTACGCCCTGTGCTGGACCCTCGCCGAATTCGTCGGCGCGCGCCACGCGTATGACGCCGAGGTGGCCGCCCGCCTCGCCGTCGCCGACTACGACCGTGAACGCCGCGCCCACGACGCCGTCGCCGCCGAACGCACCCGCATCGCCCGCGAACTCCACGATGTCGTCGCGCACGCGGTGAGCGTGATCATCGTGCAGGCCGACGGCGCCCGCTACGCCCTGCGCCAGGACCCCGACACCGCCGAGCAGGCTCTCGCCACCATCGCCGGCACCGGCCGCGAAGCGCTGCGCGAACTGCGCCGCACCGTCGAGCTGCTGCGGACCGAGCATGCCCCCGAACAACTTCCGCAGCACGGCACCGCCGGCATCGCCGGCCTCGTCGCCATGATGCGCAATGCCGGGCTGAACGTCTCGCTCGAACTCACCGGCGAAATCGATTCCCTCAGCCCGGAAGTCAGCCTCGGCATCCACCGCATCGTGCAGGAGTCGCTCACCAACACCCTGCGCCACGCCGGCTCGGACTCGCACGCCGACGTCCGCGTCACCCGCCGCGACACCGACGTCCTCGTCGAGGTCATCGACTGCGGGGGAGCCCCCGACACCCGCACCCCGGCCCCCGCCATCCCCGGCAGCGGCCTCGGCCTGGTCGGCATGCGCGAACGCATGGCCGTCCTGGGCGGAACACTGACAGCGGGCCGGAACGGCAAGGGCGGCTGGGCCGTTCGCGCCACCATCCCCCTCGACCGCGAGAGCGACTGACCGCGTCGCCGCCGTCCGCCCCGGGTGCTGTAGAACTCGGCGTGTCACCGCGTTGACCCCGCGCACCGATGTGGGTGGCCGGCACCGCGGGCCGGGCCGATAGATTGAGAGTCGTGCCGATCACTGTGCTGGTAGTCGACGATCAGGAGCTCATGCGTGCGGGGTTGCGGATGGTGCTCGGCGCGCACCCGGACATAGAGGTGGTGGGGGAGGCCGACAATGGGGCCGCGGCGATCGCGCGGGCGGCCGAATTGCGGCCGGATGTGGTGCTCATGGATGTGCGCATGCCCATCACCGACGGTGTGAGCGCCACCGCGCAGATCATCGAATCCGGGTATGGCAGCCGGGTTCTCGTCATGACCACCTTCGACCTCGACGAACACGCGCTGGGTGCGCTGCGGGCCGGAGCCAGCGGATTCCTGTTGAAGGACACGCCGCCGGAGGACCTCATCTCGGCCATTCGGTCGGTGGCCGCCGGGGATGCGGTGGTGTCGCCGAAGGTGACCAAGCGGCTGCTGGACCGCCTCATTGCCGAGGATCCGGCCGCGGGACGGGATCCGGGCGTGCTGGAGGTGCTGACCGCGCGGGAGCGGGAGGTGCTCGAGCACATCGCGGCCGGGCGGTCCAACGCCGAGATCGCCGCGGCGCTGTTCCTGTCGGAGGCGACGGTGAAGACGCATGTGGGACGGGTGCTCACCAAGCTCGATTTGCGCGATCGAGTGCAGGCGGTGGTGCTCGCCTACGAGACCGGGCTGGTGCGACCGGGTAACGCTTGACCTGGAAGTGCCTGCGGCTCAGGATGATTCGTCGAGGAACTCGCGGATCACGGTGGTGCAGGCCGCGGGCGTCTCCAGCTGCGGCAGATGCCCGCTGCCGCCCAGCACGATGCGCGCAGCCGCCGGAATGCCCGCTTCGATCGCGCCGCAGTGGGCGTGGACGTCGGGATGGTCGAATTCGCCGACGACGACCAGGGTGGGCACGGCGATCTCCCCGAGCCGGGGCAGGGCGGGCGCCTGTGACATGCGCTCGAGCTCCATGGGCGGATCCAGATTGCCGGGACTGGCGCGCAATATGTCCCGAAGCCGTTGCCGCGCACCGGGATTGGCGGGT contains:
- a CDS encoding sensor histidine kinase; this translates as MRRFSLWLRDRPLITDSMLALGLFVLDILAIGESRQKVIYAVLGVALSVPIVFRRTYPRAAALALVLISFATTVIHWAGGDHDAVHPALLGLGIMLYTLVAYVGRREGLWYLGALIADSVLSWIMIGKPEGVDAPFTAVYYALCWTLAEFVGARHAYDAEVAARLAVADYDRERRAHDAVAAERTRIARELHDVVAHAVSVIIVQADGARYALRQDPDTAEQALATIAGTGREALRELRRTVELLRTEHAPEQLPQHGTAGIAGLVAMMRNAGLNVSLELTGEIDSLSPEVSLGIHRIVQESLTNTLRHAGSDSHADVRVTRRDTDVLVEVIDCGGAPDTRTPAPAIPGSGLGLVGMRERMAVLGGTLTAGRNGKGGWAVRATIPLDRESD
- a CDS encoding response regulator, with the protein product MPITVLVVDDQELMRAGLRMVLGAHPDIEVVGEADNGAAAIARAAELRPDVVLMDVRMPITDGVSATAQIIESGYGSRVLVMTTFDLDEHALGALRAGASGFLLKDTPPEDLISAIRSVAAGDAVVSPKVTKRLLDRLIAEDPAAGRDPGVLEVLTAREREVLEHIAAGRSNAEIAAALFLSEATVKTHVGRVLTKLDLRDRVQAVVLAYETGLVRPGNA